One segment of Burkholderia multivorans ATCC BAA-247 DNA contains the following:
- a CDS encoding glutathione S-transferase, producing the protein MLQLCGIPLSNYYNKVKFVLLEHDIPFEECACSLPITDPAQLADSPLGKIPFLKTEEGALFESQAIVEYLAARYPEKPIFPSGAFAAAKVRELVQTLELYIEWTTREVYAEAFFGGKVSDGTKAHVEKRLPRAIDAFKRMTQFSPYVLGESFGLADIVASIHLPIVAMATKTIFGRDFVLDAGIDWKAHAKKVGERPAAQRVAADRKAYMEAASAARA; encoded by the coding sequence ATGCTACAGCTGTGCGGTATTCCGTTGTCGAACTACTACAACAAGGTGAAGTTCGTGCTGCTCGAGCACGATATTCCGTTCGAGGAATGCGCATGCAGTCTGCCGATCACGGATCCGGCGCAGCTCGCCGATTCGCCGCTCGGCAAGATTCCGTTTCTGAAAACCGAAGAAGGCGCGCTGTTCGAGTCACAGGCGATCGTCGAGTATCTGGCGGCGCGCTATCCGGAGAAGCCGATTTTTCCGTCGGGCGCATTCGCGGCCGCGAAGGTGCGTGAACTCGTCCAGACGCTCGAGCTGTATATCGAGTGGACCACGCGCGAGGTCTATGCGGAAGCGTTCTTCGGCGGCAAGGTCAGCGACGGCACGAAAGCGCACGTCGAGAAGCGGCTGCCGCGCGCGATCGACGCGTTCAAGCGGATGACGCAGTTCTCGCCGTACGTGCTCGGCGAGTCGTTCGGTCTTGCCGACATCGTGGCATCGATCCATTTGCCGATCGTCGCGATGGCGACGAAGACGATCTTCGGCCGCGACTTCGTGCTCGATGCGGGCATCGACTGGAAGGCGCATGCGAAGAAGGTCGGCGAGCGACCGGCCGCGCAGCGCGTCGCGGCGGACCGCAAGGCCTACATGGAGGCTGCGAGCGCCGCGCGCGCGTAA
- a CDS encoding oxepin-CoA hydrolase, alternative type, with translation MSAELLATRPPESESTLVLTISNPGARNALHPDMYAAGVEALATAERDPSIRAVVLTGADRFFCAGGNLNRLLDNRSKDPSFQAASIDQLAAWVAAIRASTKPVIAAVEGAAAGAGFSLALACDLIVAAHDAKFAMSYARVGLTPDGGGSWFLARALPRALAAEILLEGKPVAAERLHALGVVNRLATPGAALSDALAWADTLAGISPNALTRIKTLLDDALAQPLESHLGTERDHFVASLHHPDALEGITAFLDKRQPHYKR, from the coding sequence ATGAGTGCCGAACTGCTGGCCACGCGCCCGCCCGAGAGCGAATCGACGCTCGTCCTCACGATCTCGAATCCCGGCGCACGCAACGCGCTGCATCCCGACATGTACGCGGCCGGCGTCGAAGCGCTCGCGACCGCCGAGCGCGACCCGAGCATTCGTGCGGTCGTGCTCACGGGCGCCGATCGTTTCTTCTGCGCCGGCGGCAACCTGAACCGGCTGCTCGACAATCGATCGAAGGACCCGTCGTTCCAGGCGGCGAGCATCGATCAGCTCGCGGCGTGGGTGGCCGCGATCCGCGCGTCGACGAAACCGGTGATTGCCGCGGTCGAAGGCGCGGCGGCCGGCGCGGGCTTCTCGCTCGCACTCGCGTGCGACCTGATCGTTGCGGCGCACGATGCGAAGTTCGCGATGTCGTACGCGCGGGTGGGCCTGACGCCCGACGGCGGCGGTTCATGGTTCCTCGCCCGTGCGTTGCCGCGCGCGCTGGCGGCCGAGATTCTGCTCGAAGGCAAGCCCGTCGCCGCGGAACGCCTGCACGCGCTTGGCGTCGTCAACCGGCTCGCGACACCGGGCGCCGCGCTGAGCGATGCGCTCGCGTGGGCCGACACGCTCGCCGGCATCTCGCCGAATGCGCTGACGCGCATCAAGACGCTGCTCGACGATGCGCTCGCGCAGCCGCTCGAGTCGCACCTCGGCACGGAGCGCGATCATTTCGTCGCGTCGCTGCATCATCCGGACGCGCTCGAAGGCATCACCGCGTTTCTCGACAAGCGTCAGCCGCACTACAAGCGCTGA
- a CDS encoding glutathione binding-like protein, which yields MIDVYSWATPNGHKVHIMLEETGLAYRAHPIDIGTGDQFNAEFLKISPNNKIPAIVDDEGPGGRPISLFESGAILIYLAEKTGQFLPTDPAARYATLQWLMFQMGGVGPMLGQTHHFRIYAPEKIEYAINRYTNEAKRLYNVMDKRLGESEYLAGDAYTIADIATFPWTRSWQNQGIELDAFPNVKRWHEAIAARPAVQRGVEVLASLRKALQDDKAREVLFGATQYAKR from the coding sequence ATGATCGACGTCTACAGCTGGGCGACCCCGAACGGTCACAAGGTGCACATCATGCTCGAGGAAACCGGCCTCGCGTATCGCGCGCATCCGATCGATATCGGCACAGGCGACCAGTTCAACGCCGAGTTCCTGAAGATCAGTCCGAACAACAAGATCCCCGCGATCGTCGACGATGAAGGCCCGGGCGGGCGGCCGATCTCGCTGTTCGAATCGGGCGCGATCCTGATCTATCTCGCGGAGAAAACCGGCCAATTCCTGCCGACCGATCCGGCTGCGCGCTATGCGACGCTCCAGTGGCTGATGTTCCAGATGGGCGGCGTCGGCCCGATGCTCGGCCAGACGCATCACTTCCGCATCTATGCGCCGGAAAAGATCGAATACGCGATCAACCGCTACACGAACGAGGCGAAGCGGCTGTACAACGTGATGGACAAGCGCCTCGGCGAATCGGAATATCTGGCCGGCGACGCGTACACGATCGCGGACATCGCGACGTTCCCGTGGACGCGTTCGTGGCAGAACCAGGGCATCGAGCTCGACGCATTTCCGAACGTCAAGCGCTGGCACGAAGCGATCGCCGCACGCCCTGCCGTGCAGCGCGGCGTCGAGGTGCTCGCGTCGCTGCGCAAGGCGCTGCAGGACGACAAGGCGCGCGAGGTGCTGTTCGGCGCGACGCAGTACGCGAAGCGCTGA
- a CDS encoding MaoC family dehydratase, which produces MTDITLPLIASAQALRARVGEAPLVSGWIEIDQRRVDGFADATGDHQWIHVDPERARRESPFGGPIAHGFLTLSLIPALMIDAMRFEQKMGVNYGLNRVRFLKPVPVGARVRASFAVKEAADAARGGVQVTWSVSIEAQRPDGPLPVCAAEFITLHYF; this is translated from the coding sequence ATGACCGACATCACGTTGCCGCTGATCGCGTCGGCGCAGGCGCTGCGCGCGCGGGTCGGCGAAGCGCCGCTCGTGAGCGGCTGGATCGAGATCGACCAGCGACGCGTCGACGGTTTCGCCGACGCGACCGGCGATCATCAATGGATTCACGTCGACCCGGAACGCGCGCGACGCGAGTCGCCGTTCGGCGGCCCGATCGCGCATGGGTTTCTGACGCTGTCGCTGATTCCGGCGCTGATGATCGACGCGATGCGCTTCGAACAGAAGATGGGCGTGAACTACGGGCTGAACCGCGTGCGGTTCCTGAAGCCGGTGCCGGTCGGCGCGCGCGTGCGCGCGTCGTTCGCGGTGAAGGAAGCGGCCGACGCGGCGCGAGGCGGCGTGCAGGTCACATGGTCGGTCTCGATCGAAGCGCAGCGGCCCGACGGACCGCTCCCGGTCTGTGCGGCGGAATTCATCACGCTGCATTACTTCTGA
- a CDS encoding MaoC family dehydratase, giving the protein MGISYEDLEVGSTVEIGRYTFEADDIKTFASRYDPQPFHVDETAAQASPFGGLVASGWHTCSVFMGLLVRHLGTDSTSMGSPGIDEIRWIKPVRAGDTITMHQKILDKRVSASKPDRGIVSTEWIGVNGSGETVITVRSKVIFGLRHPGGEQG; this is encoded by the coding sequence GTGGGCATCAGCTACGAAGATCTCGAAGTCGGCAGTACCGTCGAAATCGGCCGCTACACGTTCGAAGCCGACGACATCAAGACATTCGCCTCGCGCTACGATCCGCAGCCGTTCCACGTCGACGAAACGGCCGCGCAGGCTTCGCCGTTCGGCGGCCTCGTCGCGAGCGGCTGGCATACGTGTTCGGTCTTCATGGGCCTGCTCGTCCGACATCTCGGCACCGATTCGACCAGCATGGGCTCGCCCGGCATCGACGAGATCCGCTGGATCAAGCCCGTGCGCGCCGGCGACACGATCACGATGCATCAGAAGATCCTCGACAAGCGCGTGTCGGCGAGCAAGCCCGATCGCGGCATCGTGTCGACGGAATGGATCGGCGTGAACGGCAGCGGCGAGACCGTGATCACCGTGCGCTCGAAGGTGATCTTCGGGCTGCGTCATCCGGGAGGTGAGCAGGGATGA
- a CDS encoding acyl-CoA dehydrogenase family protein, giving the protein MDFTFTDEQQQFAEALRRYLGEQYGFDARQAIVRSDAGVSETQWQAFAELGLTALPVPEAQGGFGGGAVDMLVAMQELGRALVVEPYWATAVGVEALRIAGAGTGDDAALLEAVAQGRKRLAVAFHEPHARYDLFELATRAHEQGGTVRLSGTKSVVQHGAQAHAWIVPARLDDGAIALFVVDRETAGAKVVDYRTIDGQRAATIVFDDTPARRLTGGARDAAALEQIADYATFLLCAEAVGALDELNRATVDYTKTREQFGMPIARFQVLQHRMVDMLIHAEQARSLTYLAAVRYASSDADARRKAISAAKARVGAAARFVGQQAVQLHGGMGVTNEVAAAHLFKRLSIIETTLGDTDHHLARIAALPDFAQTDAA; this is encoded by the coding sequence ATGGATTTCACCTTTACCGATGAGCAGCAGCAGTTCGCCGAGGCGCTTCGCCGTTATCTCGGCGAGCAGTACGGCTTCGATGCGCGTCAGGCGATCGTGCGCAGCGACGCGGGCGTGTCGGAAACGCAATGGCAGGCATTCGCGGAACTCGGGCTGACCGCGTTGCCGGTGCCCGAGGCGCAAGGCGGCTTCGGCGGCGGCGCAGTCGACATGCTGGTCGCGATGCAGGAGCTTGGGCGTGCGCTCGTGGTCGAGCCTTACTGGGCGACCGCGGTCGGCGTCGAAGCGCTGCGTATCGCGGGCGCCGGCACCGGCGACGACGCGGCGCTGCTGGAAGCGGTCGCGCAGGGCCGCAAGCGTCTCGCCGTGGCATTTCACGAGCCGCATGCACGCTACGACCTGTTCGAGCTCGCGACGCGCGCGCATGAGCAGGGCGGCACGGTGCGGCTGTCCGGCACGAAGTCGGTCGTGCAGCACGGTGCGCAGGCGCATGCGTGGATCGTTCCCGCGCGTCTCGACGACGGCGCGATTGCGCTGTTCGTCGTCGACCGCGAGACGGCCGGCGCGAAAGTCGTCGACTATCGGACCATCGACGGCCAGCGTGCAGCGACGATCGTATTCGACGATACGCCTGCGCGGCGGCTGACGGGCGGCGCGCGCGACGCGGCCGCACTCGAGCAGATCGCCGATTACGCGACGTTCCTGCTGTGTGCGGAAGCGGTCGGCGCGCTCGACGAGCTCAACCGTGCGACGGTCGACTACACGAAGACGCGCGAACAGTTCGGCATGCCGATCGCGCGCTTCCAGGTGCTGCAGCACCGGATGGTCGACATGCTGATCCACGCGGAGCAGGCGCGTTCGCTCACGTATCTCGCGGCCGTGCGTTATGCGAGCAGCGATGCCGATGCGCGACGCAAGGCCATCTCGGCCGCGAAGGCGCGTGTCGGTGCGGCCGCGCGGTTCGTCGGCCAGCAGGCCGTTCAGCTGCATGGCGGAATGGGCGTGACGAACGAAGTGGCGGCGGCGCATCTGTTCAAGCGGCTGTCGATCATCGAAACGACGCTCGGCGATACCGATCATCATCTTGCGCGCATCGCGGCGCTGCCCGACTTCGCGCAGACCGACGCGGCATGA
- a CDS encoding acyl-CoA dehydrogenase family protein codes for MDLDYSPADDAFRADIRAWLEANLPRTLRAKVLDHKRLDREDYASWHRILGRRGWSAPSWPAEYGGPGWNATQRHIWDEECARIGAPTVLPFGVSMVAPVLMKYGSEAQKRHYLPRILDGTDWWCQGYSEPGSGSDLASLRTRAERRGDHYVVNGQKTWTTLGQYADMMFCLVRTDPSAKKQEGISFLLIDMKTPGITVRPIITLDEDHEVNEVFFEDVKVPVENLVGDENRGWTYAKYLLGHERTGIARVGASKRELAFLKRIASNQRKNGKPLLADPVFAAKVAALEVELMALEVTVLRVVSRETSGKGPGPEASMLKIKGTEVQQALTELMFEAIGPLAAPFDVPFLEGEREHSIANDDDAAPLAAYYFNYRKTSIYGGSNEIQKNIIAQMILGL; via the coding sequence ATGGATCTGGATTATTCCCCCGCCGACGACGCGTTCCGCGCCGACATCCGCGCGTGGCTCGAGGCGAACCTGCCTCGAACGCTGCGCGCGAAGGTTCTCGATCACAAACGACTCGATCGCGAAGACTACGCGAGCTGGCACCGCATTCTCGGTCGGCGCGGCTGGTCCGCGCCCTCATGGCCGGCCGAATACGGCGGGCCGGGGTGGAACGCGACGCAGCGACACATCTGGGATGAAGAGTGCGCGCGCATCGGTGCGCCGACCGTGCTGCCGTTCGGCGTATCGATGGTCGCGCCCGTGCTGATGAAATACGGCAGCGAGGCGCAGAAGCGCCATTACCTGCCGCGCATCCTCGACGGCACCGACTGGTGGTGCCAGGGCTACTCGGAGCCGGGTTCCGGGTCGGATCTCGCGTCGCTGCGCACGCGCGCCGAACGTCGCGGCGATCATTACGTCGTGAACGGCCAGAAAACGTGGACGACGCTCGGCCAGTATGCGGACATGATGTTCTGCCTCGTGCGCACCGATCCGTCCGCGAAAAAGCAGGAAGGCATTTCGTTCCTGCTGATCGACATGAAGACGCCCGGCATCACGGTGCGTCCCATCATCACGCTCGACGAAGATCACGAAGTCAACGAGGTGTTCTTCGAGGACGTGAAGGTGCCGGTCGAGAATCTCGTCGGCGACGAGAACCGCGGCTGGACCTACGCGAAATACCTGCTCGGCCACGAGCGTACGGGGATCGCGCGCGTCGGCGCATCGAAGCGCGAACTCGCGTTCCTCAAGCGCATCGCATCGAACCAGCGCAAGAACGGCAAGCCGCTGCTTGCCGATCCGGTGTTCGCCGCGAAGGTCGCGGCGCTCGAAGTCGAGTTGATGGCGCTCGAGGTCACGGTGCTGCGCGTCGTGAGCCGCGAGACGAGCGGCAAGGGGCCGGGGCCGGAAGCGTCGATGCTGAAGATCAAGGGCACCGAGGTGCAGCAGGCGCTTACCGAGCTCATGTTCGAAGCGATCGGACCGCTTGCCGCGCCGTTCGACGTGCCGTTTCTCGAAGGCGAGCGCGAGCACAGCATTGCGAACGACGATGACGCGGCGCCGCTTGCCGCGTACTACTTCAATTACCGGAAGACGTCGATCTACGGCGGCTCGAACGAAATTCAGAAAAACATCATCGCGCAGATGATTCTCGGGCTCTGA
- a CDS encoding DUF1178 family protein, producing the protein MKVLDLQCPHGHRFEGWFASADEFESQLSRKLVECPVCGTTEVSRMPSAPRLNLSGATQAQPIDPRALQAQVMRALREVLAKTENVGERFAEEARRIHYNEAPARSIRGVTTPEDAQALVEEGIDVMPLPIPAALKEPLQ; encoded by the coding sequence ATGAAGGTCCTCGATTTACAGTGCCCGCATGGTCATCGGTTCGAAGGCTGGTTCGCTTCGGCCGATGAATTCGAATCGCAGTTGTCCCGCAAGCTGGTCGAATGTCCGGTGTGCGGGACGACCGAGGTCAGCCGTATGCCGTCCGCGCCGCGCCTGAATCTGTCGGGGGCGACGCAGGCGCAGCCGATCGATCCGCGTGCGCTGCAGGCGCAGGTGATGCGTGCGTTGCGCGAGGTGCTGGCGAAGACCGAGAACGTGGGCGAGCGCTTCGCCGAGGAAGCGCGGCGCATTCATTACAACGAAGCGCCGGCGCGCAGCATTCGTGGCGTCACCACGCCGGAAGATGCGCAAGCCTTGGTCGAAGAAGGCATCGATGTGATGCCGCTGCCGATTCCTGCCGCGCTGAAAGAACCGCTGCAATAA
- a CDS encoding NUDIX domain-containing protein: MAELPNHDAALTETCLESESIFEGAFLKLKRDTVSLPDGKRATREYVQHPGAVMVIPLFDDGRVLMESQYRYPIGKVMAEFPAGKLDPDEGALACAVRELREETGYTAREYVFLTRIHPIISYSTEFIDLYLARGLTAGERKLDDGEFLETFTATLPDLLEWVRTGQISDVKTIIGTMWLERVLSGTWPLGAVLTP; encoded by the coding sequence ATGGCCGAATTGCCCAATCACGACGCCGCACTCACCGAAACCTGCCTCGAAAGCGAATCGATTTTCGAAGGCGCGTTCCTGAAACTGAAGCGCGATACCGTCAGTCTGCCCGACGGCAAGCGCGCAACGCGCGAATACGTCCAGCACCCGGGCGCGGTGATGGTGATCCCGCTGTTCGACGACGGCCGCGTGCTGATGGAAAGCCAGTACCGCTACCCGATCGGCAAGGTGATGGCCGAATTTCCGGCCGGCAAGCTCGATCCGGACGAAGGCGCACTCGCGTGCGCCGTACGCGAACTGCGCGAGGAAACGGGCTATACGGCCCGCGAATACGTGTTCCTCACGCGGATTCATCCGATCATTTCCTACTCGACCGAATTCATCGACCTGTATCTCGCGCGCGGGCTCACCGCCGGCGAGCGCAAGCTCGACGACGGCGAATTCCTCGAAACCTTCACGGCGACGCTGCCCGACCTGCTCGAATGGGTGCGCACGGGCCAGATCAGCGACGTGAAAACGATCATCGGCACGATGTGGCTGGAGCGCGTGCTGTCCGGCACATGGCCGCTCGGCGCCGTTCTGACGCCTTGA
- a CDS encoding DUF2818 family protein, translated as MSAAGWFIVLLALAGANLPFLNQRLFAVVPIGAAKKGAWIRIGELIVLYFVVGALGFWLESRAGNRFEQGWQFYAITFSLFVVFAFPGFTFQYLVKRR; from the coding sequence ATGTCGGCCGCGGGCTGGTTTATCGTGCTGTTGGCGCTCGCGGGCGCCAACCTGCCGTTTCTGAACCAGCGTCTGTTCGCCGTCGTGCCGATCGGCGCGGCGAAGAAGGGCGCGTGGATCCGGATCGGCGAACTGATCGTGCTGTATTTCGTTGTCGGCGCGCTCGGCTTCTGGCTCGAATCGCGCGCCGGCAACCGCTTCGAACAAGGCTGGCAGTTTTACGCGATCACGTTCAGTCTGTTCGTCGTGTTCGCGTTTCCCGGCTTCACGTTCCAGTATCTCGTCAAACGACGCTGA
- the nuoN gene encoding NADH-quinone oxidoreductase subunit NuoN has product MNVLLPDALVMAAIIVAWLNDTFTGASGRRLTYLIAVVSSVVAGVWFAVQALDPQHYYFFSRMVVVDAFASAMKAVVSLGFAVSLIYSRKYLEDRDMFRGDVFLLGMFSLLGQLVMISGNNFLTLYLGLELMSLSLYAVIALRRDGAVSSEAAMKYYVLGALASGFVLYGISMLYGATGGSLDLADVYKAVSSGGTEDAVLMFGVIFIVAGIAFKLGAVPFHMWVPDVYQGAPTAMTLFVGGGPKVAAFAWGLRFLVMGLLPLAQNWQTALVILAALSLIVGNITGIVQRNIKRMLAYSAISNMGFVLLGLLAGIVKGDAAAPANAYSSAMFYAIVYLITTLGSFGVVMLLARRDFEAETIDDFKGLNKRSPVFAFVMMVMMFSLAGIPPTVGFYAKLAVLEATVNAGLTWLAVLAVITSLFGAFYYLRIVKLIYFDAPQDSTPIAGDFCKRTILVLNGIAVVVLGLIPSPLLTVCLDALRHSLPTL; this is encoded by the coding sequence ATGAATGTCCTGTTGCCTGACGCGCTGGTGATGGCCGCCATCATCGTCGCTTGGCTGAACGACACCTTTACCGGTGCATCCGGCCGCCGCCTCACATATCTGATCGCGGTGGTCTCGTCGGTGGTCGCCGGCGTCTGGTTTGCGGTGCAGGCGCTCGATCCGCAGCATTACTACTTCTTCTCGCGGATGGTCGTCGTCGATGCGTTCGCGAGCGCGATGAAGGCGGTCGTGTCGCTCGGTTTCGCCGTGTCGCTGATCTATTCGCGCAAGTACCTCGAAGATCGCGACATGTTCCGCGGCGACGTGTTCCTGCTCGGCATGTTCTCGCTGCTCGGTCAGCTCGTGATGATCTCGGGCAACAACTTCCTGACGCTGTACCTCGGCCTCGAGCTGATGTCGCTGTCGCTGTACGCGGTGATTGCACTGCGTCGCGACGGTGCGGTGTCGAGCGAAGCCGCGATGAAGTACTACGTGCTGGGCGCGCTCGCTTCGGGCTTCGTGCTGTACGGGATCTCGATGCTGTACGGCGCGACGGGCGGCTCGCTCGATCTCGCCGACGTGTACAAGGCCGTGAGCAGCGGCGGCACCGAAGACGCGGTGCTGATGTTCGGCGTGATCTTCATCGTGGCCGGTATCGCGTTCAAGCTCGGCGCCGTGCCGTTCCACATGTGGGTGCCGGACGTCTATCAGGGCGCGCCGACCGCGATGACGCTGTTCGTCGGCGGCGGTCCGAAGGTCGCGGCGTTCGCCTGGGGGCTGCGTTTCCTGGTGATGGGCCTGCTGCCGCTCGCGCAGAACTGGCAGACCGCGCTCGTGATCCTCGCCGCGCTGTCGCTGATCGTCGGCAACATCACCGGTATCGTCCAGCGCAACATCAAGCGGATGCTCGCGTACTCGGCGATCTCGAACATGGGCTTCGTGCTGCTCGGCCTGCTCGCCGGCATCGTGAAGGGCGACGCGGCCGCACCGGCAAACGCGTACAGCTCGGCGATGTTCTACGCGATCGTCTATCTGATCACGACGCTCGGCTCGTTCGGCGTGGTGATGCTGCTCGCGCGCCGCGACTTCGAAGCGGAAACGATCGACGACTTCAAGGGCCTCAACAAGCGCAGCCCGGTGTTCGCGTTCGTGATGATGGTGATGATGTTCTCGCTGGCCGGCATTCCGCCGACCGTCGGCTTCTACGCGAAGCTCGCGGTGCTCGAGGCGACCGTCAACGCGGGCCTCACGTGGCTGGCCGTGCTGGCCGTGATCACGTCGCTGTTCGGCGCGTTCTACTACCTGCGCATCGTCAAGCTGATCTACTTCGACGCACCGCAAGACTCGACACCGATCGCCGGCGATTTCTGCAAGCGCACGATCCTGGTGCTCAACGGCATCGCGGTCGTCGTGCTCGGCCTGATCCCGAGCCCGCTGCTGACGGTGTGCCTGGACGCACTCCGTCACTCGCTGCCGACGCTGTAA
- a CDS encoding NADH-quinone oxidoreductase subunit M, which yields MHAFPILSTAIWLPIVFGLLVLAVGNDKNPGPARWIALIGSLLGLAVTIPLITGFDASTAALQFVEQSTWIERFKISYHLGVDGISMWFVVLTALITVIVVIAAWEVITENVAQYLAAFLILSGIMIGVFSAADGLLFYVFFEATLIPMYIIIGVWGGPNRVYAAFKFFLYTLAGSLLMLVALIYLYTETHSFDLATWQNAKIAMTPQILLFIAFFLAFAVKVPMWPVHTWLPDAHVEAPTGGSVVLAAIMLKLGAYGFLRFSLPITPDASHFLAPVVITLSLIAVIYIGLVAMVQADMKKLVAYSSIAHMGFVTLGFFIFNQLGVEGAIVQMISHGFVSGAMFLCIGVLYDRVHSRQIADYGGVVNVMPKFAAFAMLFSMANCGLPGTSGFVGEFMVILAAVQYNFWIAFGAAFTLILGAAYTLWMYKRVYFGAVANDHVAKLKDIGRREFLMLAVLAAFTLLMGLYPKPFTDVMHVSVENLLSHVAQSKLPLAQ from the coding sequence ATGCACGCTTTTCCGATTCTCAGTACCGCGATCTGGCTGCCGATCGTTTTCGGCCTCCTCGTGCTCGCGGTCGGTAACGACAAGAACCCGGGGCCGGCACGCTGGATCGCGCTGATCGGCTCGCTGCTCGGTCTCGCCGTCACGATCCCGCTGATCACGGGCTTCGATGCGAGCACCGCTGCGCTGCAGTTCGTCGAGCAATCGACGTGGATCGAGCGCTTCAAGATTTCGTATCACCTCGGCGTCGACGGCATCTCGATGTGGTTCGTGGTGCTGACCGCGCTGATCACGGTGATCGTCGTGATCGCTGCGTGGGAAGTGATCACCGAGAACGTCGCGCAGTACCTCGCCGCGTTCCTGATCCTGTCCGGGATCATGATCGGCGTGTTCTCGGCGGCCGACGGCCTGCTGTTCTACGTGTTCTTCGAGGCGACGCTGATCCCGATGTACATCATCATCGGCGTGTGGGGCGGCCCGAACCGCGTGTACGCGGCGTTCAAGTTCTTCCTGTACACGCTGGCCGGCTCGCTGCTGATGCTGGTCGCGCTGATCTACCTGTACACCGAGACGCACTCGTTCGACCTCGCGACGTGGCAGAACGCGAAGATCGCCATGACGCCGCAGATCCTGCTGTTCATCGCCTTCTTCCTCGCGTTCGCGGTGAAGGTGCCGATGTGGCCGGTCCACACCTGGCTACCGGATGCGCACGTGGAAGCGCCGACGGGCGGCTCGGTCGTGCTGGCGGCGATCATGCTGAAGCTCGGCGCATACGGTTTCCTGCGTTTCTCGCTGCCGATCACGCCTGACGCAAGCCACTTCCTCGCACCGGTCGTGATCACGCTGTCGCTGATCGCGGTGATCTACATCGGCCTCGTCGCGATGGTGCAGGCCGACATGAAGAAGCTCGTCGCTTATTCGTCGATCGCGCACATGGGCTTCGTGACGCTCGGCTTCTTCATCTTCAACCAGCTCGGCGTCGAAGGCGCGATCGTGCAGATGATCTCGCACGGTTTCGTGTCGGGCGCGATGTTCCTCTGCATCGGCGTGCTGTACGACCGCGTGCACTCGCGCCAGATCGCCGACTACGGCGGCGTCGTCAACGTGATGCCGAAGTTCGCGGCGTTCGCGATGCTGTTCTCGATGGCGAACTGCGGCCTGCCGGGCACGTCCGGTTTCGTCGGCGAGTTCATGGTGATTCTCGCGGCCGTCCAGTACAACTTCTGGATCGCCTTCGGCGCGGCGTTCACGCTGATCCTCGGCGCGGCCTACACGCTGTGGATGTACAAGCGCGTCTACTTCGGCGCGGTCGCGAACGATCACGTCGCGAAGCTGAAGGACATCGGCCGCCGCGAATTCCTGATGCTCGCCGTGCTTGCCGCGTTCACGCTGCTGATGGGCCTGTATCCGAAGCCCTTCACCGACGTGATGCACGTTTCCGTGGAAAACCTCCTCTCCCATGTCGCGCAGTCGAAGCTGCCGCTGGCCCAGTAA